One region of Labrus mixtus chromosome 1, fLabMix1.1, whole genome shotgun sequence genomic DNA includes:
- the LOC132975738 gene encoding cytochrome b-245 light chain, with product MGKIEWAMWANEQALASGLIYLTGGIVGVAGQFRGWQFAAFAVAAGVFVCLLEYPRSKRAKGTSVERTGQYCFSVVVKSFGPLTRNYYVRAFILAALCVPGGFMLATVLGCVCLGISSIIYFVAAIRGEHWEPILPRKEPIKKNPASIIKPPLNPPPRPPPEMHRKRVEDLEGAAYDNAINVTADE from the exons ATGGGGAAAATAGAGTGGGCGATGTGGGCCAATGAACAGGCTCTGGCCTCGGGACTCA tttaCCTCACAGGAGGCATTGTTGGGGTGGCTGGACAGTTCAGAGGTTGGCAGTTTGCTGCATTTGCTGT TGCTgctggagtgtttgtgtgtctactTGAGTATCCCAGAAGCAAGAGAGCCAAGGGTACAAGTGTAGAGAGAAC GGGCCAGTACTGCTTCTCTGTGGTTGTCAAATCATTCGGGCCGCTGACGAGGAACTACTATGTCAGAGCCTTTATACTTGCTGC CCTCTGTGTACCTGGGGGTTTTATGCTTGCCACAGTTCTCGGATGTGTCTGCCTCGGCATCTCCAGCATCATCTACTTTGTG GCAGCTATCCGAGGTGAACACTGGGAGCCCATTCTTCCAAGAAAAGAACCCATAAAGAAAAATCCGGCTAGCATCATTAAACCTCCTCTGAATCCACCACCGAGACCTCCTCCAGAGATGCACAGGAAACGGGTAGAAGACCTTGAAGGAGCGGCCTATGACAACGCCATCAATGTTACTGCTGATGAATAA